The following are from one region of the Anolis carolinensis isolate JA03-04 unplaced genomic scaffold, rAnoCar3.1.pri scaffold_18, whole genome shotgun sequence genome:
- the LOC134294641 gene encoding oocyte zinc finger protein XlCOF6-like, protein MESTFLLIEPTAVSDQKGKNNQVSILELNVHSTVDMEEKAYKCIECGKSFSQHGNMKRHQRIHTGEKPYNCLECGQSFTQKGQLHSHQRTHTGEKPYNCLECGQNFTHSSGLRSHQRIHTGEKPYNCLECGQSFTQKGQLHSHQRTHTGEKPYTCLECGQNFTHSSGLRSHQRIHTGEKPYNCLECGQSFTRKGHLHSHQRTHTGEKPYNCLECGQSFTQKGSLHSHQRIHTGEKPYTCLKCGQNFTYSSGLRSHQRIHTGEKPYNCLECGQSFAQKGSLHTHQRTHTGEKPYNCLECGQSFARSSGLRSHQRTHTGEKPYKCLECGQSFTRSSGLRSHQRTHTGEKPYNCLECGQSFTHSSALCRHQRTHTGEKPYNCLECGQSFTHRSGLRSHERTHTGEKPYKCLECGQSFTHSSGLRSHQRTHTGEKPYNCLECGQSFTHSSALCRHQRTHTGEKPYNCLECGQSFTHRSGLRSHERTHTGEKPYNCLECGQSFTHSSGLRSHQRTHTGEKPYNCLECGQSFTHSSSLRRHQRTHTGGKPYKCLECGQSFTHSSGLHRHQRTHTGKKPYNCLECGQSFTHSSGLRSHQRTYTGEKP, encoded by the coding sequence atggaatctactttcctgttaaTTGAACCTACTGCTGTGAGtgatcagaaagggaaaaacaatcaAGTGTCcatattggaattaaatgtacatagcactgttgacatggaggagaaagcatataaatgtatcgaatgtggaaagagctttagtcagcatggaaacatgaagagacatcaaaggattcacactggggagaaaccctataactgcctggagtgtggacagagcttcactcagaagggacagttacattcacatcaaaggactcacactggggagaaaccctataactgcctggagtgtggacagaacttcacccatagttcaggcctacgttcacatcaaaggattcacactggggagaaaccctataactgcctggagtgtggacagagcttcactcagaagggacagttacattcacatcaaaggactcacactggggagaaaccctatacatgcctggagtgtggacagaacttcacccatagttcaggcctacgttcacatcaaaggattcacactggggagaaaccctataactgcctggagtgtggacagagctttactcggaagggacacttacattcacatcaaaggactcacactggggagaaaccctataactgcctggagtgtggacagagcttcactcagaagggaagcttacattcacatcaaaggattcacactggggagaaaccctatacatgcctgaagtgtggacagaacttcacctatagttcaggcctacgttcacatcaaaggattcacactggggagaaaccctataactgcctagagtgtggacagagctttgctcagaagggaagcttacatacacatcaaaggactcacactggggagaaaccctataactgcctggagtgtggacagagctttgctcgtagttcaggtctacgttcacatcaaaggactcacactggggagaaaccctataaatgcctggagtgtggacaaagcttcactcgtagttcaggactacgttcacatcaaaggactcacactggggagaaaccctataactgcctggagtgtggacagagcttcactcatagttcagcactatgtagacatcaaaggactcacactggggagaaaccctataactgcctggagtgtggacagagctttactcatagATCAGGCCTACGatcacatgaaaggactcacactggggagaaaccctataaatgcctggagtgtggacagagcttcactcatagttcaggtctacgttcacatcaaaggactcacactggggagaaaccctataactgcctggagtgtggacagagcttcactcatagttcagcactatgtagacatcaaaggactcacactggggagaaaccctataactgcctggagtgtggacagagctttactcatagATCAGGCCTACGatcacatgaaaggactcacactggagagaaaccgtataactgcctggagtgtggacagagcttcactcatagttcaggtctacgttcacatcaaaggactcacactggagagaaaccgtataactgcctggagtgtggacagagcttcactcatagttcaagcttacgtagacatcaaaggactcacactggggggaaaccctataaatgcctggagtgtggacagagcttcactcatagttcaggcttacatagacatcaaaggactcacactgggaagaaaccctataactgcctggagtgtggacagagcttcactcatagttcaggtctacgttcacatcaacggacttacactggggagaaaccatag
- the LOC134294688 gene encoding zinc finger protein 572-like, with protein MKGKAYKCLECGQSFTQNSDLYLHQRTHTGEKPYTCLECGQSFTQNSDLYLHQRTHTGEKPYTCLECGRSFFHSSGLYSHQSTHTGEKPYKCLECGQSFTQSGNLRTHQRTHTGEKPYTCLECGQSFTRSDILHSHQRTHTGEKPYKCLECGQSFTQSSGLYSHQRTHTGEKPYTCPECGQNFTNNSVLYSHQRTHTGEKPYQCLECGQSFSQSGNLRTHQRTHTGEKPYKCLECGQNFTDSSNVRKHQRTHTGEKPYKCLECGRSFARSSHLRSHQRTHTGEKPYKCLECGQSFAESGDLHKHQRTHCGEAL; from the coding sequence ATGAAGGGGAAAgcgtataaatgcctggagtgtggacagagcttcactcagaattcAGATCTAtatttacatcaaaggactcacactggggagaaaccctatacatgcctggaatgtggccagagcttcactcagaattcAGATCTAtatttacatcaaaggactcacactggggagaaaccctatacatgcctggagtgtggaagaaGCTTCTTTCATAGTTCAGGTCTGTATTCACATCAAagtactcacactggggagaaaccctataaatgcctggagtgtggacagagcttcactcagagtggaaacctacgtacacatcaaaggactcacactggggagaaaccctatacatgcctggaatgtgggcagagcttcactcggagtgacattctacattcacatcaaaggactcatactggggagaagccatataaatgcttggagtgtggacagagcttcactcagagttcaggtctgtattcacatcaaaggactcacactggggagaaaccctatacatgccctGAATGTGGTCAGAACTTCACTAACAATTCAGTTCtatattcacatcaaaggactcacactggggagaaaccctatcaatgcctggagtgtggacagagcttcagtcagagtggaaacctacgtacacatcaaaggacacatactggggagaaaccttataaatgcctggagtgtggacagaacttCACTGATAGTTCAAAtgtacgtaaacatcaaaggactcacactggggagaaaccctacaaatgcctggagtgtggacgaagcttcgctcgtagttcacatctacgttcacatcaaaggactcacactggggagaaaccttataaatgcctggagtgtggacagagctttgctgagAGTGGAGATctgcataaacatcaaaggacacacTGTGGAGAAGCCCTATGA